A genomic stretch from Natronomonas gomsonensis includes:
- a CDS encoding DUF1611 domain-containing protein, whose translation MRIAILAHEQFPDSAKTAVGILRYGDDDVVAVLDRDSVGTTVSDHLPDVDSDAPVVESVDDAPEFDALIVGIAPIGGGFDESWRPDVRGAIERGADVIAGLHYFLEDDEEFARLADEHGVELRDVRNPPEDLTVAEGVARDLDCEIVLTVGTDCSTGKMTTTLELVEAAREAGLDAGFIPTGQTGIMIAGWGIPIDRTISDFTNGAVERMLKEAADEYDYLFVEGQGSIIHPAYSAVTCGILHGAMPDHLVLCHVAGREAIHGYESFPIPDPGEVATLYEDLAEGVAPTELLGGALNTYGMSPDEAEAAIEAYEDSIGVPAADPVRDDAAKIIEQL comes from the coding sequence ATGCGCATCGCGATTCTCGCCCACGAGCAGTTCCCGGACAGCGCCAAAACCGCCGTCGGCATCCTCAGATACGGCGACGACGATGTCGTCGCGGTGCTCGACCGCGATTCGGTCGGAACGACCGTCTCCGACCACCTCCCCGATGTGGATTCCGATGCCCCGGTCGTCGAAAGCGTCGACGACGCCCCGGAGTTCGACGCCCTTATCGTCGGCATCGCGCCCATCGGCGGCGGCTTCGACGAGTCTTGGCGCCCGGACGTCCGCGGCGCCATCGAACGCGGCGCCGACGTAATCGCCGGCCTGCACTACTTCCTCGAAGACGACGAGGAGTTCGCCCGCCTCGCCGACGAACACGGCGTCGAGTTACGCGACGTACGGAACCCGCCCGAGGACCTCACCGTCGCCGAGGGCGTCGCCCGCGACCTCGACTGCGAAATCGTCCTGACGGTCGGCACCGACTGCTCGACCGGCAAGATGACGACGACGCTTGAGTTGGTCGAAGCCGCCCGCGAGGCCGGCCTCGACGCCGGGTTCATCCCGACGGGCCAGACGGGCATCATGATTGCCGGGTGGGGTATCCCAATCGACCGCACAATCAGCGACTTCACCAACGGCGCCGTCGAGCGCATGCTGAAGGAGGCCGCCGACGAGTACGACTACCTCTTCGTCGAGGGGCAGGGCTCGATTATCCACCCCGCCTACTCGGCGGTCACCTGCGGCATCCTCCACGGCGCGATGCCCGACCACCTCGTGTTGTGTCACGTCGCCGGTCGGGAGGCCATCCACGGCTACGAGTCGTTCCCAATTCCCGATCCCGGCGAGGTGGCGACGCTGTACGAGGACCTCGCGGAAGGCGTCGCGCCGACGGAACTGCTCGGCGGCGCGTTGAACACCTACGGCATGTCGCCCGACGAGGCCGAGGCGGCCATCGAAGCGTACGAGGACTCCATCGGCGTCCCCGCCGCCGACCCCGTCCGAGACGACGCCGCGAAAATCATCGAACAGTTATGA
- a CDS encoding ubiquitin-like small modifier protein 1, translating into MEWRLFANLAEAAGTKRVTVEAGPGDTFGEAFEQLLETHPELRDEVLDDGEIRDHIRVLRNDHNPFVKDDGHETVLEEGDELALFPPVSGGSGVSQTLV; encoded by the coding sequence ATGGAATGGCGACTGTTCGCCAACCTCGCCGAAGCCGCCGGCACGAAACGTGTCACGGTCGAGGCGGGTCCCGGCGACACGTTCGGTGAGGCTTTCGAGCAACTGCTGGAGACCCATCCCGAACTCAGAGACGAAGTGCTCGACGACGGCGAGATTCGCGACCACATCCGCGTTCTCCGCAACGACCACAACCCCTTCGTGAAAGACGACGGCCACGAGACGGTACTGGAGGAGGGCGACGAACTCGCGCTGTTCCCGCCAGTTAGCGGTGGCAGTGGCGTCTCTCAAACGCTCGTTTGA
- a CDS encoding Vms1/Ankzf1 family peptidyl-tRNA hydrolase, which yields MLDDLLGRTALKERIAELEDERDRLQAQLDAESERRADAASARQEAEERVNRLEDRIADLKGKVDAEHETADVAFRHRETVRGSRLAEIRGRLTSFEGSTETVLTAFVDDEVPDDVRELLGDRTPLVSRAAPCLVCADDAGLLAVAIRPPVAPDPFVEWNATPRIDREWIAPTGRFALALVRSDVFAVGVYEGDERVDYEGFESDVKSDHSKGGFSQSRFERLRDEQIADHVEKCEDALAAIDADRLYVVGDRRLIGEFDADVTAAVDATGKPRAALEDAFDDFWTVPVYGL from the coding sequence ATGCTCGACGACCTCCTCGGCCGGACCGCACTGAAGGAACGCATCGCGGAACTGGAAGACGAGCGCGACCGTCTACAGGCGCAACTCGACGCCGAGAGCGAGCGCCGTGCCGACGCCGCCAGCGCCAGACAGGAGGCCGAAGAGCGGGTCAACCGCCTCGAAGACCGCATCGCCGACCTGAAGGGAAAAGTCGACGCCGAACACGAGACAGCCGACGTCGCATTTCGACACCGCGAAACCGTCCGCGGTTCCCGACTCGCCGAGATACGCGGGCGACTCACGTCCTTTGAGGGGTCCACCGAGACTGTCCTGACGGCGTTCGTCGACGACGAGGTGCCCGACGACGTTCGCGAACTCCTCGGTGACCGCACCCCGCTCGTCTCGCGGGCCGCGCCGTGTCTCGTCTGTGCCGACGACGCCGGCCTCCTGGCGGTCGCCATCCGGCCGCCGGTCGCTCCCGACCCGTTCGTCGAGTGGAACGCGACCCCGCGAATCGACCGCGAGTGGATAGCGCCGACCGGCCGGTTCGCGCTCGCGTTGGTTCGCTCGGACGTCTTCGCCGTCGGCGTCTACGAGGGCGACGAGCGCGTCGACTACGAGGGCTTCGAGAGCGACGTAAAGAGCGACCACTCGAAAGGCGGGTTCTCGCAGTCCCGTTTCGAGCGACTCCGCGACGAGCAAATCGCCGACCACGTCGAGAAGTGCGAGGACGCCCTCGCGGCCATCGACGCCGACCGACTGTACGTCGTCGGCGACCGCCGTCTTATCGGTGAGTTCGATGCCGACGTGACCGCCGCCGTCGATGCCACCGGCAAACCGCGAGCGGCCCTCGAGGACGCCTTCGATGACTTCTGGACCGTCCCGGTGTACGGACTGTAA
- a CDS encoding dipeptide epimerase: protein MKTDFETVELPLDVPFTISRGTTETTKNVVVTIEHGDEVGYGAAAPSRHYGETPATVEALLPEYLDAVEAVGDPFARREIHDRMLSVARDNPAARAAVDIALWDLAGKLLDQPVYRLLGASAETERPPTSFTVGIDDTDAMKRRARAAVESGYPVLKVKLGTDRDRRIIEAIRAVAPDVSLRVDANEAWTPTEAVRNCEALADHDVEFVEQPVPAENREGLRYVSERSPLPIAADESCLTAVDVAEVADRCDIVNLKLMKTGGITPAIEAIHTARAHGLEVMCGCMLETNAAIAGAVHLLPLLDYADLDGSLLLESDPYEGIPVSEGRFVLGAVECGTGATPR, encoded by the coding sequence ATGAAGACCGACTTCGAGACCGTCGAGTTGCCACTCGACGTGCCGTTTACCATCTCCCGCGGAACGACCGAGACGACCAAAAACGTCGTCGTCACGATTGAGCACGGCGACGAAGTCGGATACGGCGCGGCCGCACCCTCGCGACACTACGGCGAGACACCCGCCACCGTCGAGGCGCTGTTGCCGGAGTACCTCGATGCGGTCGAGGCGGTCGGCGACCCCTTCGCTCGCCGCGAGATTCACGACCGGATGCTGTCGGTCGCACGCGACAACCCGGCGGCCCGCGCCGCCGTCGACATCGCCCTGTGGGACCTCGCGGGAAAACTGCTCGACCAGCCGGTGTACCGCCTGCTCGGTGCGTCGGCCGAAACCGAGCGTCCGCCCACCTCCTTCACCGTCGGCATCGACGACACCGACGCGATGAAGCGCCGCGCCCGCGCGGCCGTCGAGTCGGGGTATCCGGTTCTGAAGGTGAAACTCGGAACCGACCGCGACCGACGCATCATCGAGGCGATTCGCGCCGTCGCCCCCGACGTGTCCCTTCGGGTCGACGCCAACGAGGCGTGGACGCCGACCGAGGCGGTCCGCAACTGCGAGGCGCTGGCCGACCACGACGTCGAGTTCGTCGAACAGCCGGTTCCCGCGGAGAACCGCGAGGGCCTCCGATACGTCTCCGAGCGCTCGCCGCTCCCTATCGCGGCTGACGAGTCCTGTCTCACCGCCGTCGACGTGGCCGAGGTTGCTGACCGCTGTGACATCGTCAACCTGAAACTGATGAAGACGGGCGGCATCACGCCCGCTATCGAGGCGATTCACACCGCCCGCGCACACGGGCTGGAGGTGATGTGTGGCTGTATGCTCGAAACGAACGCCGCCATCGCGGGGGCGGTACACCTGCTACCGCTGCTCGATTACGCCGACCTCGATGGGTCGCTGTTGCTGGAGTCGGACCCCTACGAGGGCATCCCCGTCTCCGAGGGCCGGTTCGTCCTCGGTGCGGTCGAATGCGGGACGGGCGCTACGCCGCGGTGA
- a CDS encoding GNAT family N-acetyltransferase: protein MSEPDVTVRQARHADREAVVEFTQDTWPELGGDYIPRVFEEWVDTDGPTQRTLVAVVDGDPVGICQGVTLSEHEAWAQGMRVAPDYRGEGISPALTEAVFEWAADRGATVCRNMVFSWNAAGLGQSRSMGFEPLAEFRWVEPDPDETADPTLDVLSDSKAAWSAFHGSDAYHELSGLGLDLEESWALAELTPERLADAEATLTVADADSVRGTTYRTRTFQREEDGEERQWAEYGVGAWSDHEALRSLAAAVARDAAEAGAEKARMLIPETPRHVSDAAYARQPISEEPDFVLERDLTRY, encoded by the coding sequence ATGAGCGAACCCGACGTGACGGTCCGGCAGGCCAGACACGCCGACCGCGAGGCGGTCGTCGAATTCACCCAGGATACCTGGCCGGAGTTGGGCGGCGACTACATCCCTCGCGTCTTCGAGGAGTGGGTCGACACCGATGGGCCGACACAGCGGACGCTCGTCGCCGTCGTCGACGGCGACCCCGTCGGCATCTGTCAGGGCGTGACCCTCTCCGAGCACGAGGCGTGGGCACAGGGAATGCGCGTCGCCCCCGACTACCGCGGGGAGGGTATCAGCCCTGCGCTGACCGAGGCCGTCTTCGAGTGGGCCGCAGACCGGGGTGCGACCGTCTGTCGGAACATGGTTTTTTCCTGGAACGCCGCCGGCCTCGGCCAGTCGCGGTCGATGGGGTTCGAGCCGCTGGCGGAGTTCCGCTGGGTCGAACCCGACCCCGATGAGACGGCCGACCCCACACTCGACGTACTCAGCGACTCAAAAGCGGCGTGGAGCGCCTTCCACGGCAGCGACGCCTACCACGAACTCTCGGGACTCGGGCTCGACCTCGAGGAGTCGTGGGCGCTTGCGGAACTGACCCCGGAGCGACTGGCCGACGCCGAGGCGACGCTGACCGTCGCCGACGCCGACAGCGTCCGTGGGACGACCTACCGGACGCGAACCTTCCAGCGGGAGGAAGACGGCGAGGAACGGCAGTGGGCCGAATACGGCGTCGGCGCGTGGAGCGACCACGAGGCGCTGCGGTCGTTGGCCGCTGCGGTCGCCCGCGATGCTGCCGAGGCCGGCGCCGAGAAGGCTCGCATGCTCATTCCCGAAACCCCCCGGCACGTCTCCGACGCCGCCTACGCCCGCCAACCCATCTCCGAGGAGCCGGATTTCGTCCTCGAACGGGATTTGACCCGGTACTGA
- a CDS encoding class I adenylate-forming enzyme family protein — translation MKYFQQEPLRHVGDVPAMGAERYGETLALEYRGEEYSYADLESRSNQVANALVEAGIEPGDRVAMYLENSLQFPETFFGVIKTGAVAVPLNHRMDTGRLKYILADADAAALITSPVFPSVGTELAEEVPLAFIPGGAEGLEDYDEHVDSASTEFDRPDRDFEDVAVQCYTSGTTGDPKGVLTTHENLLSTVQSYTSRSGADPEEDVALCFLPLFHMYGLSVVMLTGLYNGATVVLRTMPVASELLSAITEFEVTQFAGIPAVYIEMLAEMEDNPDQYDVSSLKTLGSGAAPLADDTRRRIEDAFDTPLTEGWGMTETSPAGTTSSTYGVHKGAGCIGQPLPNVELKLVDPMTRDLRVPAEALDPTSATTLEDHGINPDDEAQVTGELAIRGPQVFEGYHGLPEKTEAVFDEEGWFYTDDIARVDEDRFLWMVDRADDMLIVGGENVYPAEVEDALFEHPDVQAAAVVAADHEVKGEAPVAYVVLEPGVEDAPTEREIREFALDHVATYAHPRRVFFVDELPRSGTRKVQRYKLEEDAAERLDGPLSSSEEL, via the coding sequence ATGAAGTACTTCCAGCAGGAGCCGCTTCGGCACGTCGGCGACGTGCCGGCGATGGGGGCCGAACGCTACGGCGAGACACTCGCACTCGAATACCGCGGCGAGGAGTACAGCTACGCCGACTTGGAGTCGCGGTCGAACCAAGTGGCCAACGCCCTCGTCGAGGCGGGCATCGAACCCGGCGACCGGGTGGCGATGTATCTGGAGAACTCCCTGCAGTTCCCCGAGACCTTCTTCGGGGTCATCAAAACGGGTGCGGTGGCCGTACCGCTGAATCACCGAATGGACACTGGCCGGCTGAAGTACATCCTCGCAGATGCCGACGCGGCGGCGCTGATTACCTCGCCGGTGTTTCCCAGCGTCGGCACGGAACTGGCCGAGGAGGTGCCGCTGGCGTTCATCCCCGGCGGTGCCGAAGGATTGGAAGACTACGACGAACACGTCGATTCGGCCTCGACGGAGTTCGACCGCCCCGACCGGGACTTCGAGGACGTGGCCGTTCAGTGTTACACCTCCGGGACCACCGGCGACCCGAAGGGCGTGTTGACCACCCACGAGAACCTCCTGTCGACGGTCCAGTCCTACACCTCCCGCAGCGGAGCGGACCCCGAGGAGGACGTGGCGCTGTGTTTCCTCCCGCTGTTCCACATGTACGGCCTCAGCGTCGTGATGCTCACCGGTCTCTACAACGGCGCGACGGTCGTCCTCCGGACGATGCCCGTCGCCTCGGAGTTGCTGTCGGCGATTACCGAGTTCGAGGTGACACAGTTCGCGGGCATCCCCGCCGTCTACATTGAGATGCTCGCCGAGATGGAGGACAATCCCGACCAGTACGACGTTTCGAGTCTGAAGACGCTGGGAAGCGGCGCCGCACCGCTGGCTGACGACACCCGACGGCGCATCGAGGACGCCTTCGACACGCCGCTGACGGAGGGATGGGGCATGACAGAGACCTCACCGGCCGGCACCACCTCCTCGACGTACGGCGTCCACAAGGGCGCGGGCTGTATCGGCCAGCCGCTGCCGAACGTCGAGTTGAAACTGGTCGACCCGATGACCCGAGACCTCCGGGTGCCCGCCGAGGCGCTCGACCCCACGTCGGCGACGACGCTCGAGGACCACGGCATCAACCCCGATGACGAAGCACAGGTCACCGGCGAACTCGCCATCCGCGGCCCGCAGGTGTTCGAGGGGTACCACGGCCTCCCAGAGAAAACGGAGGCGGTCTTCGACGAGGAGGGGTGGTTCTACACCGACGACATCGCCCGCGTCGACGAGGACCGCTTTCTGTGGATGGTCGACCGCGCCGACGACATGCTCATCGTCGGCGGCGAGAACGTCTACCCCGCCGAAGTCGAGGATGCGCTGTTCGAACACCCGGACGTACAGGCCGCCGCCGTCGTCGCCGCCGACCACGAGGTCAAAGGCGAGGCACCGGTCGCCTACGTCGTCTTAGAACCCGGCGTCGAGGACGCACCCACAGAGCGCGAAATCCGGGAGTTCGCGCTCGACCACGTCGCCACCTACGCTCACCCCCGGCGGGTGTTCTTCGTCGACGAACTCCCCCGGAGTGGCACCCGGAAGGTCCAGCGGTACAAACTGGAGGAGGACGCCGCCGAGCGACTGGACGGGCCGCTGTCGTCGAGCGAGGAACTGTAA
- a CDS encoding ArsR/SmtB family transcription factor produces MDSAALLDLLGNENRRRILRLLARKPCYVTEISEYLGVSPKAVIDHLRKLEEAGLVESTVDEGRRKYFSIARNLRLEVNVSPYDFGTKSAYSASPNFDITSWRYVSLDVECCRPGDENGDPDAADPELAGLTEELQELERLENELSMAQRWVQGRLTETLDRISSHFEGLDGRFYADLLRALADGPATAERLSRRVEAPPDVVTDALEGLSAHGVVERDGKTWRLV; encoded by the coding sequence ATGGACTCGGCGGCGCTGTTGGACCTGCTGGGAAACGAGAACCGTAGACGCATCCTACGGCTCCTCGCCCGAAAGCCCTGCTACGTCACCGAAATCAGCGAATACCTCGGCGTCAGCCCGAAAGCAGTCATCGACCACCTCCGGAAACTGGAAGAGGCGGGTCTCGTCGAGTCGACTGTCGACGAGGGGCGCCGGAAGTACTTCTCCATCGCCCGGAACCTCCGACTGGAGGTCAATGTCTCGCCGTACGACTTCGGGACGAAAAGCGCCTACTCGGCGTCGCCGAACTTCGACATCACCTCCTGGCGATACGTCTCACTCGACGTGGAGTGCTGTCGCCCCGGTGACGAGAACGGCGACCCCGACGCGGCCGACCCCGAACTCGCCGGCCTCACCGAGGAGTTACAGGAACTCGAACGGCTGGAGAACGAACTGTCGATGGCTCAGCGGTGGGTACAAGGCCGGCTGACGGAGACGCTCGACCGAATCAGTTCACACTTCGAGGGACTCGACGGGCGGTTCTACGCGGACTTGCTTCGGGCGCTCGCCGACGGCCCCGCGACGGCCGAACGGTTGAGTCGCCGCGTCGAAGCCCCACCCGACGTCGTCACCGACGCTCTGGAGGGGTTGTCGGCACACGGCGTCGTCGAACGCGACGGCAAGACGTGGCGGCTGGTCTGA
- the thrS gene encoding threonine--tRNA ligase translates to MSDIVVTLPDGSELEVEEGSTVEDVAYEIGPGLGSDTKAGVVDGDLVDKVEPLYEDCELVIVTDQSEEYLRVLRHSAAHVFAQALQRLYPEAKLAIGPPTDEGFYYDITGVDLDAEDLEDIEAEMYDIIEADYDIERVERSREEAFDIYEDNEYKRDILETEAADEDPVSFYVQDDWQDLCQGPHVESTGKVGAIELLNIAAAYWRGDEDNETLTRVYGTAFESESDLDEFLQRREEAKERDHRKLGQELDLFSIPDVTGPGLPLYHPNGKTVLRELEDFVDDLNDAEGYDFVETPHLFRTELWKKSGHYDNYVDDMFLLDVNDEEYGLKPMNCPGHATVFNQGNWSYRDLPVRYAENGKVYRKEQRGELSGLSRVWAFTIDDGHLFVKPESIEREVNVIMDQINEVLETFDLDYEVALATRPEKSVGSDEIWEQAESQLRDVLEASGMDYDIESGDGAFYGPKIDFAFEDALGRNWDGPTVQLDFNMPERFDLSYTGEDNEEHRPVMIHRALYGSYERFFMVLIEHFNGNFPTWLAPEQVRILPVSDDNIGYAKQLQNRYLGDFRVEIEDRSWTVGKKIQQAHDDRVPYMLVVGDNEQEAGTVSVRDRFENERKDVDVETFRDHLEGEVDEKRIEPDFVEE, encoded by the coding sequence ATGAGCGATATCGTCGTCACCTTGCCGGACGGCTCCGAACTCGAAGTCGAGGAGGGGTCGACGGTCGAGGACGTGGCCTACGAAATCGGACCCGGACTCGGGTCGGACACGAAAGCCGGCGTGGTCGATGGAGACCTCGTCGACAAGGTCGAACCACTCTACGAGGACTGCGAACTCGTCATCGTCACCGACCAGTCCGAGGAGTATCTCCGCGTCCTCCGTCACTCGGCGGCCCACGTCTTCGCACAGGCGCTGCAGCGGCTCTACCCCGAGGCGAAACTCGCCATCGGCCCGCCGACCGACGAGGGCTTCTACTACGACATCACGGGCGTCGACCTCGACGCCGAGGACCTCGAAGACATCGAGGCCGAGATGTACGACATTATCGAGGCCGACTACGACATCGAACGCGTCGAACGCTCCCGAGAGGAGGCCTTCGACATCTACGAGGACAACGAGTACAAACGAGACATCCTCGAAACCGAGGCCGCCGACGAGGACCCCGTCTCGTTTTACGTCCAAGACGACTGGCAGGACCTCTGTCAGGGGCCACACGTCGAGTCGACGGGGAAAGTCGGTGCCATCGAACTCCTGAACATCGCGGCGGCGTACTGGCGTGGCGACGAGGACAACGAGACGCTCACTCGCGTCTACGGGACGGCCTTCGAGAGCGAGTCCGACCTCGATGAGTTCCTCCAGCGACGCGAGGAGGCCAAGGAACGGGACCACCGGAAACTCGGCCAGGAGTTGGACCTGTTTTCGATTCCCGACGTGACGGGGCCGGGACTGCCGCTGTATCACCCCAACGGCAAGACGGTCCTGCGGGAGTTGGAGGACTTCGTCGACGACCTCAACGACGCCGAGGGGTACGACTTCGTCGAGACGCCACACCTGTTCCGGACGGAGCTATGGAAGAAGTCCGGCCACTACGACAACTACGTCGACGACATGTTCCTGCTCGATGTCAACGACGAGGAGTACGGCCTCAAGCCGATGAACTGCCCCGGCCACGCGACCGTGTTCAATCAGGGCAACTGGTCCTACCGGGACTTGCCCGTCCGGTACGCCGAAAACGGGAAGGTCTACCGCAAGGAACAGCGCGGGGAACTCTCCGGGCTCTCGCGGGTGTGGGCGTTCACCATCGACGACGGCCACCTGTTCGTCAAGCCGGAGTCCATCGAACGGGAGGTCAACGTCATCATGGACCAGATTAACGAGGTCCTGGAGACCTTCGACCTCGACTACGAGGTGGCGCTTGCGACCCGCCCCGAGAAGTCCGTCGGCAGCGACGAAATCTGGGAGCAGGCCGAATCCCAACTCCGAGACGTACTCGAAGCCAGCGGGATGGACTACGACATCGAGTCCGGCGACGGGGCCTTCTACGGCCCGAAGATCGACTTCGCCTTCGAGGACGCCCTCGGGCGGAACTGGGACGGCCCGACGGTCCAACTGGACTTCAACATGCCCGAGCGGTTCGATTTGTCCTACACCGGCGAGGACAACGAAGAACACCGCCCGGTGATGATTCACCGCGCGCTGTACGGCAGCTACGAGCGGTTCTTCATGGTACTCATCGAGCACTTCAACGGGAACTTCCCGACGTGGCTGGCGCCCGAGCAAGTGCGCATCCTGCCCGTCTCCGACGACAACATCGGCTACGCCAAACAGCTCCAGAACCGCTATCTCGGTGATTTCCGCGTCGAAATCGAGGACCGCTCGTGGACGGTCGGCAAGAAGATTCAGCAGGCCCACG
- a CDS encoding PaaI family thioesterase: MEHFRKLERMYHAAPCNDETDPTLHIEREGVAELRIEVGEEYHHAAGGVHGSYYFKALDDATFFAANSLVEDVFVLTTDFHLQLTRPVSAGELVARAEVVNDHPKQLIADGVLEDGEGNQLARGTGTFAKSGVELDAEVGYE; encoded by the coding sequence ATGGAACACTTCCGGAAACTCGAACGGATGTACCACGCCGCGCCGTGCAACGACGAGACCGACCCCACGCTACACATCGAACGCGAGGGCGTTGCCGAACTCCGAATCGAGGTGGGCGAAGAGTACCACCACGCCGCCGGCGGCGTCCACGGCTCCTATTACTTCAAAGCCCTCGACGACGCGACGTTCTTCGCGGCGAACTCCCTCGTCGAAGACGTGTTCGTGTTGACGACGGACTTCCATTTGCAGTTGACCCGCCCCGTCTCGGCCGGCGAACTCGTTGCGCGGGCGGAGGTCGTCAACGACCACCCGAAACAACTCATCGCCGACGGCGTCCTCGAAGACGGCGAGGGGAACCAACTCGCCCGCGGAACCGGCACCTTCGCCAAGAGCGGCGTCGAGTTGGACGCTGAGGTCGGCTACGAGTGA
- a CDS encoding DUF5802 family protein: protein MFEPFSSGYYLGRLYVEPHDGDCAVMHHEHHERVNDRLYTEKADYSGPLVMKIGSAHVPVHGAEGVPGRTVALPESVLPATGVDNPPTLSEVLLAKADRAAQLLGIDGDATDCTDGAAGF, encoded by the coding sequence ATGTTCGAACCGTTCTCAAGCGGCTACTACCTCGGGCGGCTCTACGTGGAGCCGCACGACGGCGACTGCGCAGTAATGCACCACGAACACCACGAGCGGGTTAATGACCGATTATACACCGAAAAAGCGGATTATTCCGGCCCGTTGGTGATGAAAATCGGCTCGGCACACGTTCCGGTCCACGGCGCCGAGGGCGTCCCCGGCCGGACCGTCGCGCTCCCGGAGTCGGTACTGCCGGCGACCGGCGTCGACAATCCGCCGACGCTCAGCGAGGTACTGTTGGCGAAAGCCGACCGCGCCGCCCAACTGCTGGGTATCGACGGCGATGCCACGGACTGCACCGACGGGGCCGCGGGCTTTTAG
- the gatD gene encoding Glu-tRNA(Gln) amidotransferase subunit GatD, whose translation MNPGDRVRVDRGTATYEGVLMPSTTADHLVVKLDGGYNVGVDRADANVDVLETDSYDVESAQDGDSESEITFEDDLPTIALISTGGTIASTVDYRTGAVTAQFDAEDVLRAVPELAGRANYRGRVVANILSENMTPDVWTDLAEAVHEEIERGADGVVVMHGTDTMQYTAAALSFTLDTPVPVVFTGSQRSADRPSSDNVMNAVCAVEAAKAEHSEVLVCMHETESDDTCALHRGTRVRKNHTSRRDAFETVGAEPLGEVEWESGEVSFRREVADRDAVELDIHADLATDVELVKFVPGRSAETLDLAADASGLVLEGTGLGHVNTEWIEKIEALVDDGTTVVMTSQCLEGRVCDRVYDTGRDLLEAGVVEAGDTLPATAYVKLMWALSNVESVEETMRRPIAGELQERSVPWT comes from the coding sequence ATGAACCCCGGGGACCGCGTCCGCGTCGACCGCGGCACAGCGACTTACGAGGGCGTCCTCATGCCCTCGACGACCGCCGACCACCTCGTCGTCAAACTCGACGGCGGCTACAACGTCGGCGTCGACCGCGCCGACGCGAACGTCGACGTACTGGAGACCGACAGCTACGACGTCGAGAGCGCCCAAGACGGCGACTCCGAATCGGAAATCACCTTCGAGGACGACCTGCCCACCATCGCGCTCATCTCGACGGGTGGTACCATCGCCTCGACGGTCGACTATCGGACGGGTGCGGTCACCGCCCAGTTCGACGCCGAAGACGTACTGCGTGCGGTGCCCGAACTCGCCGGCCGGGCGAACTATCGGGGTCGCGTCGTCGCGAACATCCTCTCGGAGAACATGACGCCCGACGTCTGGACCGACCTCGCCGAAGCCGTCCACGAGGAAATCGAGAGGGGCGCCGACGGCGTCGTCGTCATGCACGGCACCGACACGATGCAGTACACCGCCGCGGCGCTGTCGTTTACGCTCGATACGCCCGTTCCCGTCGTCTTTACCGGCAGCCAGCGCTCGGCGGACCGACCCTCCTCGGACAACGTGATGAACGCCGTCTGTGCGGTCGAAGCGGCCAAAGCCGAACACTCCGAGGTACTCGTCTGTATGCACGAAACCGAGTCCGACGACACCTGCGCGCTCCACCGCGGGACGCGCGTCCGGAAGAACCACACCTCCCGGCGGGACGCCTTCGAGACGGTCGGCGCGGAACCCCTCGGCGAGGTCGAGTGGGAGAGCGGCGAGGTGTCGTTCCGCCGGGAGGTGGCCGACCGCGATGCCGTCGAGTTGGACATCCACGCCGACCTCGCTACCGACGTGGAACTCGTGAAGTTCGTACCCGGGCGCTCGGCGGAGACGCTCGACCTCGCCGCCGACGCCTCTGGACTCGTCCTCGAAGGGACGGGACTGGGTCACGTCAACACCGAGTGGATAGAAAAAATCGAGGCGTTGGTCGACGACGGCACAACAGTCGTGATGACGAGTCAGTGTCTGGAGGGGCGGGTCTGTGACCGCGTCTACGACACGGGTCGGGACCTCCTGGAGGCCGGCGTCGTCGAGGCCGGCGACACCCTTCCGGCGACGGCGTACGTCAAACTGATGTGGGCGCTTTCGAACGTCGAGAGCGTCGAGGAGACGATGCGGCGACCCATCGCCGGCGAACTGCAGGAACGGTCGGTGCCGTGGACCTGA